In one Streptomyces sp. T12 genomic region, the following are encoded:
- a CDS encoding glycosyl hydrolase family 28 protein, whose amino-acid sequence MNDTQSTGLSRRTLIQAAGATVAAYSLIGTAAGTARADDTPASADKLVVYPIPSGVPTNASFSVKARTPGGEWQTIPVYRARAKWINADTGSGPVYNSSVATFDFKGTVEVAVTSSKGTIASARVRPLSYGTKYTVDGATVSFTLTEPRNLSIEINGEIFDNLQLHANPLEENVPDPDDPDVIYFGPGLHTTTDNVVKVPSGKTVYLAGGAVLTSRVEFVNVENARLIGRGVLYNSPSGVLMQYSRNIEVDGVMVLNPSSGYACTVGQSKQVTIRNFHSYSHGQWGDGIDVFSSEDVLIDNVWMRNADDCIAIYAHRWDYYGDCRNITVRNSTLWADVAHPINVGTHGNTDKPETIENLVFSNIDILDHREPQMDYQGCIALNPGDSNLVRNVRAQDIRVEDFRWGQLINMRVMYNKSYNTSVGRGIDGVYIKNLSYNGTHANPSVMVGYDADHAIKNVTFQNLVINGKFIGNGMKKPGWYKFTDVMPAYANEHVISPRFLNSTEATSTDKPAITSPDQATATKNQVFNYLITASALPTSFGAEGLPKGLGIDTATGLIYGTVTDNVGSFTATVSATNSVGTATQTVTFTVEHA is encoded by the coding sequence ATGAACGACACCCAGAGCACCGGTCTGTCCCGGCGCACTCTCATCCAGGCCGCGGGTGCCACCGTCGCCGCGTATTCGCTGATCGGCACTGCGGCCGGCACCGCGAGAGCCGACGACACACCCGCTTCCGCCGACAAGCTGGTGGTGTACCCCATCCCGAGCGGGGTCCCGACCAACGCGAGCTTCTCCGTCAAGGCCCGTACGCCGGGGGGCGAATGGCAGACGATCCCCGTCTACCGCGCCAGAGCGAAGTGGATCAACGCGGACACCGGCAGCGGGCCGGTCTACAACTCCTCCGTCGCCACCTTCGACTTCAAGGGCACCGTCGAGGTCGCCGTCACCTCGTCCAAGGGCACCATCGCATCCGCACGGGTCCGCCCCCTGTCGTACGGCACCAAGTACACGGTGGACGGCGCCACGGTGAGCTTCACCCTCACCGAGCCGCGCAACCTCTCCATCGAGATCAACGGCGAGATCTTCGACAACCTGCAGCTGCACGCCAACCCGCTCGAGGAGAACGTCCCCGACCCCGACGACCCGGACGTCATCTACTTCGGCCCGGGTCTGCACACCACCACCGACAACGTGGTGAAGGTGCCCAGCGGCAAGACGGTCTACCTGGCCGGCGGTGCGGTGCTGACGTCCCGGGTGGAGTTCGTCAACGTCGAGAACGCCCGCCTGATCGGCCGCGGCGTGCTGTACAACTCGCCGAGCGGCGTCCTCATGCAGTACTCCAGGAACATCGAGGTCGACGGCGTCATGGTGCTCAACCCGAGCAGCGGCTACGCCTGCACCGTCGGCCAGTCGAAGCAGGTCACCATCCGCAACTTCCACTCCTACAGCCACGGCCAGTGGGGCGACGGCATCGACGTCTTCTCCAGCGAGGACGTCCTGATCGACAACGTCTGGATGCGCAACGCCGACGACTGCATCGCGATCTACGCCCACCGCTGGGACTACTACGGCGACTGCCGCAACATCACCGTCCGCAACTCCACCCTCTGGGCGGACGTCGCGCACCCGATCAACGTCGGCACGCACGGCAACACCGACAAGCCGGAAACGATCGAAAACCTCGTCTTCAGCAACATCGACATCCTCGACCACCGCGAACCGCAGATGGACTACCAGGGCTGCATCGCGCTCAACCCGGGCGACAGCAACCTGGTGCGCAACGTCCGCGCCCAGGACATACGGGTGGAGGACTTCCGCTGGGGCCAGCTGATCAACATGCGGGTCATGTACAACAAGTCGTACAACACCTCGGTCGGCCGCGGCATCGACGGTGTGTACATCAAGAACCTGTCCTACAACGGCACGCACGCCAACCCGTCCGTCATGGTCGGCTACGACGCGGACCACGCCATTAAGAACGTGACGTTCCAGAACCTCGTCATCAACGGCAAGTTCATCGGCAACGGGATGAAGAAGCCCGGCTGGTACAAGTTCACGGACGTGATGCCGGCGTACGCCAACGAGCACGTGATCAGCCCCCGGTTCCTGAACTCTACCGAGGCCACGTCCACCGACAAGCCCGCGATCACCAGTCCGGACCAGGCCACGGCCACCAAGAACCAGGTCTTCAATTACCTGATCACGGCCAGTGCGCTGCCGACGTCGTTCGGCGCGGAAGGGCTGCCGAAGGGCTTGGGCATCGACACCGCCACCGGTCTGATCTACGGCACCGTCACCGACAACGTCGGCAGCTTCACCGCCACGGTCTCGGCCACCAACAGCGTGGGCACCGCGACGCAGACCGTCACGTTCACCGTCGAGCACGCGTGA
- a CDS encoding alginate lyase family protein, translated as MLPLSRRNFLGAAGLVAAAGGGLLSASAAAAWAQDATTPSRAFTHPGLLHSAADLARMKAAVAAQESPIHDGYLAFSAHARSKSTYPIQNTGQITSWGRGPTNFQNQAVADSAAAYQNALMWCVTGNRAHADKARDILNVWSASLTMVTGADGPLGAGLQAFKFVNAAELLRHSDYDGWTDADIARCEQSFLNVWYPAISGYMLYANGNWDLTSIQSILAIGVFCEERTLFEDALRFVAAGAGNGSVRGRIVTDGGQGQESGRDQGHEQLAVGLMGDAAQVAWNQGVDLWGFDANRILANAEYAAEYNLGGDVPFTPDLDRTGKYIKTTVSDKVRGNLPPIYEMYYAHYAGVRGLDAPYTKAAVFRGTGGARVVEGSNDDLPSFGTFTYAGTKAPSPTVPTAPEGVTAVGDGTKVTVAWLPSAWATTYAVRRATRPEGPYEEIASSVDGTTYTDDDARGGRTYYYTVTAANSQGTGAESSLAAASARLPEPWATQDIGEVKTPGLAAFDGERFVLEASGTADTYRLVHLPLPGDGAVTARIVFPLSSQYAKIGVTLRDSLDVGAAHASMLIQGLPLHTWSGVWSVRPQAGAEISATGSTPVPPTQQQTITTSAAFPISSLGTLPESATPLQAPYVEGAGDGYRLRAPYWVRVTRKGRRCTGAISPDGIRWTEVGSTEVDLGHTAYAGLVLTSCLGVDEEYAETGTGAFDNVSVVSATAGEVWSVPRPARTATGLSATAGADAVQLAWTDPDLCARYKVLRATSADGPFETIATGVGPVGFGARVRYADATGTPGTTYHYAVAKTSCGGRGPLSDSAAAQMPTPGVPQLTSATTAFANKGVPFRQLLRASHEPVRFTADGLPDGLRLDKRTGLVCGTPTESGEFKVTTGAGNAAGDGTGTLTLTVGTPPPGPWTYGDLGDPVLDDRAFGTLGVVAIRTPGSTSYDEGTFTVRGAGVDLTANNQGMTGQFVRRPVTGDCEFTARLVSRTGASADRVGLLMAKSLSPFDQAAGAIVSGGTTAQLMLRTTVAGKSAFTGSGTAALPSLLRLKRVGTAFTAALSTDDGATWTTLATGEIPGFGDAPYYVGLVVCSRDPLARCTTEFDEVSIITD; from the coding sequence GTGCTTCCTCTCAGCCGAAGAAACTTCCTCGGCGCGGCGGGCCTCGTGGCCGCGGCCGGCGGCGGACTGCTGTCCGCCTCCGCCGCGGCGGCGTGGGCCCAGGACGCCACCACCCCGTCCCGCGCCTTCACCCACCCCGGACTGCTGCACAGCGCCGCCGACCTCGCCCGCATGAAGGCCGCGGTCGCCGCCCAGGAATCGCCGATCCACGACGGTTACCTGGCGTTCTCCGCCCACGCCCGCTCGAAGTCGACGTACCCGATCCAGAACACCGGCCAGATCACGTCATGGGGCCGCGGTCCCACCAACTTCCAGAACCAGGCCGTCGCCGACTCGGCCGCCGCCTACCAGAACGCCCTGATGTGGTGCGTCACCGGCAACCGCGCCCACGCCGACAAGGCCCGCGACATCCTCAACGTCTGGTCGGCGTCCCTGACGATGGTCACGGGTGCCGACGGTCCGCTCGGCGCGGGCCTGCAGGCCTTCAAGTTCGTCAACGCCGCCGAGCTGCTGCGGCACAGCGACTACGACGGCTGGACGGACGCCGACATCGCCCGCTGCGAGCAGTCGTTCCTGAACGTCTGGTATCCGGCGATCTCCGGCTACATGCTCTACGCCAACGGCAACTGGGACCTGACGTCCATACAGTCGATCCTGGCCATCGGCGTGTTCTGCGAGGAGCGCACGCTCTTCGAGGACGCGCTGCGGTTCGTCGCGGCCGGCGCGGGCAACGGCAGCGTCCGGGGCCGTATCGTCACCGACGGGGGGCAGGGGCAGGAGTCCGGCCGCGACCAGGGCCACGAGCAGCTCGCCGTCGGCCTGATGGGCGACGCCGCACAGGTCGCCTGGAACCAGGGCGTCGACCTGTGGGGCTTCGACGCGAACCGCATCCTGGCCAACGCCGAGTACGCGGCCGAGTACAACCTCGGCGGCGACGTCCCCTTCACGCCCGACCTCGACCGCACCGGCAAGTACATCAAGACGACCGTCTCCGACAAGGTCCGCGGCAACCTGCCGCCGATCTACGAGATGTACTACGCCCACTACGCCGGCGTCCGCGGCCTCGACGCCCCGTACACCAAGGCGGCCGTCTTCCGCGGCACCGGCGGCGCACGCGTCGTCGAGGGCAGCAACGACGACCTGCCCAGCTTCGGCACCTTCACCTACGCCGGCACGAAGGCCCCGTCGCCGACCGTGCCGACGGCCCCGGAGGGCGTCACGGCGGTGGGCGACGGCACGAAGGTCACCGTGGCGTGGCTGCCGTCCGCATGGGCGACGACGTACGCCGTCCGGCGGGCGACCCGCCCCGAGGGGCCGTACGAGGAGATCGCGTCGTCCGTCGACGGCACGACGTACACGGACGACGACGCGCGTGGCGGGCGGACCTACTACTACACCGTCACCGCCGCCAACTCCCAGGGAACCGGCGCCGAATCGAGCCTTGCCGCCGCCTCCGCCCGCCTCCCCGAGCCCTGGGCCACCCAGGACATCGGTGAGGTGAAGACCCCCGGCCTGGCCGCCTTCGACGGCGAACGGTTCGTGCTCGAGGCGTCCGGCACCGCCGACACCTACCGCCTCGTCCACCTCCCGCTGCCCGGCGACGGCGCGGTCACCGCGCGGATCGTGTTCCCGCTCAGCTCCCAGTACGCCAAGATCGGCGTCACGCTGCGCGACTCCCTCGACGTGGGCGCCGCGCACGCCTCGATGCTGATCCAGGGGCTGCCCCTGCACACCTGGAGCGGTGTGTGGAGCGTACGCCCCCAGGCGGGGGCCGAGATCTCGGCGACCGGCAGCACCCCCGTGCCGCCCACCCAGCAGCAGACGATCACCACCTCCGCCGCCTTCCCGATCTCCAGCCTCGGCACCCTTCCCGAGTCGGCGACCCCGCTTCAGGCCCCGTACGTCGAGGGCGCGGGCGACGGCTACCGGCTGCGGGCGCCCTACTGGGTACGCGTGACCCGCAAGGGCCGCCGCTGCACCGGCGCCATCTCCCCGGACGGCATCCGCTGGACCGAAGTCGGCTCCACCGAGGTCGACCTGGGGCACACCGCCTACGCCGGTCTGGTCCTCACCTCCTGCCTCGGTGTCGACGAGGAGTACGCCGAGACCGGCACCGGCGCCTTCGACAACGTCAGCGTCGTCTCCGCGACGGCGGGCGAGGTCTGGTCCGTGCCGCGTCCGGCCCGCACCGCCACCGGCCTGAGCGCGACCGCCGGCGCCGACGCCGTGCAGCTGGCCTGGACCGACCCGGACCTCTGCGCCCGCTACAAGGTGCTGCGCGCCACGAGCGCCGACGGCCCGTTCGAGACGATCGCGACCGGCGTCGGCCCGGTCGGCTTCGGCGCCCGCGTGCGGTACGCCGACGCGACGGGCACGCCCGGGACGACGTACCACTACGCCGTCGCCAAGACGAGCTGCGGCGGCCGGGGGCCGCTCTCGGACTCGGCCGCCGCGCAGATGCCGACGCCCGGCGTGCCCCAACTCACCTCCGCCACCACCGCCTTCGCCAACAAGGGCGTTCCCTTCCGACAGCTGCTGCGGGCCTCCCACGAGCCCGTCCGCTTCACCGCGGACGGACTGCCCGACGGACTCCGCCTCGACAAGCGCACCGGCCTGGTCTGCGGAACGCCCACCGAAAGCGGCGAGTTCAAGGTGACGACCGGCGCCGGCAACGCGGCCGGCGACGGCACCGGCACGCTCACCCTCACCGTCGGCACACCCCCGCCCGGCCCCTGGACGTACGGCGACCTCGGCGACCCCGTGCTCGACGACCGCGCCTTCGGGACGCTCGGCGTGGTCGCCATCCGCACCCCGGGCAGCACGTCGTACGACGAGGGCACCTTCACCGTGCGCGGTGCGGGCGTCGACCTGACCGCCAACAACCAAGGGATGACGGGCCAGTTCGTACGACGGCCCGTCACCGGCGACTGCGAGTTCACCGCCCGGCTCGTCTCCCGCACGGGCGCGAGTGCCGACCGGGTGGGCCTGCTCATGGCCAAGTCGCTGTCGCCCTTCGACCAGGCCGCCGGAGCGATCGTCTCCGGCGGGACCACCGCGCAGCTCATGCTGCGCACGACCGTGGCCGGAAAGTCGGCCTTCACCGGCAGCGGCACGGCCGCTCTGCCCTCCCTGCTGCGGCTGAAGCGCGTCGGGACCGCCTTCACCGCAGCGCTGTCCACCGATGACGGCGCCACCTGGACCACCCTCGCCACCGGCGAGATCCCCGGGTTCGGTGACGCCCCCTACTACGTGGGCCTCGTGGTCTGCTCCCGCGACCCCCTGGCCCGCTGCACCACCGAGTTCGACGAGGTGAGCATCATCACCGACTGA
- a CDS encoding hydroxyacid dehydrogenase, translating to MPSPLPPRAVFAMDPVHLPLLFPPPLMARLTQASELDPALVVQDFTDPAAAEILARTEVLITGWGCPRLDADALAAAPKLRAVLHAAGSVRSLVGDALWKAGVTVSSAVTANALPVAEYTLAMILLAGKDAFSFRQRFRSTHAYPTPDETAPIGNVGRRIGVIGASRVGRRLLELLRPFDFTVLLHDPYVSPAEAAELGAELLSLEDLLRHSDIVSLHAPDIPETYRMLDGERLGLIRDGAVLINTSRGALVDPVALTDELVSGRLHAILDVTEPEPLPAGSPLYHLPNVFLTPHIAGSLGNELERLGRIVVEELERVVAGGPLVHEVRHADLARVA from the coding sequence ATGCCCAGCCCGCTCCCACCGAGAGCCGTGTTCGCGATGGATCCGGTGCACCTCCCCCTGCTCTTCCCGCCGCCGCTCATGGCCCGGCTGACGCAGGCATCCGAACTCGACCCGGCGCTCGTCGTACAGGACTTCACCGACCCGGCAGCGGCCGAGATCCTCGCCCGGACCGAGGTGCTGATCACCGGCTGGGGCTGCCCCCGGCTCGACGCCGACGCCCTCGCCGCCGCGCCGAAGCTGCGCGCCGTACTGCACGCCGCCGGCTCGGTCCGCTCACTGGTCGGCGACGCACTGTGGAAGGCCGGGGTCACCGTCTCCAGCGCGGTCACCGCCAACGCACTGCCGGTCGCCGAGTACACGCTCGCCATGATCCTGCTCGCCGGGAAGGACGCCTTCTCCTTCCGGCAGCGCTTCCGCTCCACGCACGCATACCCGACCCCTGACGAGACCGCCCCGATCGGCAACGTCGGCCGGCGGATCGGCGTCATCGGCGCCTCGCGGGTCGGCAGACGGCTGCTGGAACTGCTGCGGCCGTTCGACTTCACGGTGTTGTTGCACGACCCGTACGTCAGCCCCGCCGAGGCCGCCGAACTCGGCGCCGAACTGCTGTCGCTGGAGGACCTCCTGCGGCACAGCGACATCGTCAGCCTGCACGCGCCGGACATCCCCGAGACGTACCGGATGCTCGACGGGGAGCGGCTGGGCCTGATCCGGGACGGGGCCGTGCTCATCAACACCTCGCGGGGTGCGCTCGTCGATCCCGTGGCGCTCACGGACGAGCTCGTCTCCGGGCGGCTGCACGCGATTCTCGACGTGACCGAGCCGGAGCCGTTGCCTGCGGGGTCGCCGCTGTATCACCTGCCGAACGTCTTCCTCACGCCTCATATCGCCGGGTCGCTCGGGAACGAGCTGGAGCGGCTCGGGCGGATCGTGGTGGAGGAGTTGGAGCGGGTGGTGGCAGGGGGGCCGTTGGTGCATGAGGTGCGGCATGCCGATCTGGCTCGGGTGGCGTGA
- a CDS encoding alginate lyase family protein — protein MSRTSPHQPHQHHQHNPTGELSRRGLLKTAGGLTAAVALGAASAVTTAVVAPTADAAPATFTHPGMLHNAGDINRAKVRVAAGTDPWLSGWNRLTANSHSQSTWANRATATIIRGGTGQNYGLLYNDIAAAYQNALRWRVAGTEANAQCAATILNAWSRTLTTVTGNADRFLAAGIYGWQFANACELMRGYSGFDLAAAQEMMVRVFYPLNNQFLTGHNDACITNYWANWDLCNMASVMAIGILTDNAAKYDQAVNYFKNGAGNGAIQKAVPFLYANVEGYDLGQWQESGRDQGHTMMGMGQMGALCEMAWNQGDDLYSYDGRRFMKAAQYVAKYNLGSSVPFTTYNWGTGQSCAPQSHTVISSASRGQVRPVWAMLHYHYGRRLLLDDKYISQMCFSVAPEGGGGDYGTDSGGFDQLGFGTLMYAK, from the coding sequence ATGAGCCGCACTTCCCCCCACCAGCCCCACCAGCATCACCAGCACAACCCCACCGGTGAGTTGAGCCGCCGCGGTCTGCTGAAGACCGCCGGCGGTCTCACCGCGGCCGTCGCACTGGGTGCCGCGTCTGCCGTCACCACGGCGGTCGTCGCCCCCACGGCGGACGCGGCCCCCGCGACCTTCACCCACCCCGGCATGCTGCACAACGCCGGCGACATCAACCGGGCCAAGGTCCGGGTCGCGGCGGGCACCGACCCCTGGCTGTCCGGCTGGAACCGGCTGACCGCCAACTCCCACTCCCAGTCCACCTGGGCCAACCGGGCCACGGCCACGATCATCCGCGGCGGTACCGGACAGAACTACGGCCTGCTCTACAACGACATCGCCGCCGCCTACCAGAACGCCCTGCGCTGGCGGGTCGCCGGCACCGAGGCCAACGCCCAGTGCGCGGCCACCATCCTCAACGCGTGGTCGAGGACGCTGACGACGGTCACCGGCAACGCGGACCGGTTCCTCGCGGCCGGCATCTACGGCTGGCAGTTCGCCAACGCCTGCGAACTCATGCGCGGCTACAGCGGATTCGACCTCGCCGCCGCCCAGGAGATGATGGTCAGGGTCTTCTACCCGCTCAACAACCAGTTCCTCACCGGCCACAACGACGCCTGCATCACCAACTACTGGGCCAACTGGGACCTGTGCAACATGGCCTCGGTCATGGCCATCGGGATCCTCACCGACAACGCCGCCAAGTACGACCAGGCCGTCAACTACTTCAAGAACGGCGCCGGCAACGGCGCCATCCAGAAAGCGGTGCCGTTCCTGTACGCGAACGTCGAGGGCTACGACCTCGGCCAGTGGCAGGAGTCCGGCCGCGACCAGGGCCACACCATGATGGGCATGGGCCAGATGGGCGCCCTCTGCGAAATGGCCTGGAACCAGGGCGACGACCTGTACTCCTACGACGGCCGCCGCTTCATGAAGGCCGCCCAGTACGTCGCCAAGTACAACCTGGGCAGCAGCGTCCCGTTCACCACCTACAACTGGGGCACCGGCCAGAGCTGCGCCCCGCAGTCACACACTGTCATCTCGTCGGCCTCCCGGGGCCAGGTCCGCCCGGTCTGGGCCATGCTCCACTACCACTACGGCCGACGCCTTCTCCTCGACGACAAGTACATCTCCCAGATGTGCTTCTCGGTGGCCCCCGAGGGCGGCGGCGGTGACTACGGCACCGACAGCGGAGGCTTCGACCAGCTCGGCTTCGGCACCCTGATGTACGCCAAGTAG
- a CDS encoding carbohydrate ABC transporter permease, translating into MTATTLPPKSSTLPPKSSTTDARVRVRAKRLVLYTVLVSATGLFLGPFGWLILSGLKTQGELAASPVHWLPDVFQWHNFADAFNQIDFLGYARNSLIIALIYATLVTLSSAWVGFGFARLDAPGKKVLFGVLLGSMMLPQMVTLLPTYLIFAKLGMVDTYWPWVLWGLSAAPYLVFLFRQFFAGMPRELEEAAIVDGCGYTSIFWRIFLPQSWPVLSASFIIAFTWTWGDYIAPQLLLSTDRTTLAVAVMTTYVNEGGTPVPELQAAASVMYVVPILLIFLIAQRGFVAGMSTSGLK; encoded by the coding sequence GTGACCGCCACGACTCTGCCGCCCAAGTCATCGACCCTGCCGCCCAAGTCATCGACGACCGACGCGCGTGTCCGGGTACGCGCCAAGCGCCTCGTCCTCTACACGGTCCTCGTCTCCGCCACCGGACTGTTCCTCGGGCCCTTCGGCTGGCTGATCCTCTCCGGCCTGAAGACCCAGGGCGAACTGGCCGCCTCGCCCGTGCACTGGCTGCCGGACGTCTTCCAGTGGCACAACTTCGCCGACGCCTTCAACCAGATCGACTTCCTCGGCTACGCCCGCAACTCCCTGATCATCGCCCTCATCTACGCCACGCTCGTCACCCTCAGCTCGGCCTGGGTCGGCTTCGGCTTCGCCCGGCTCGACGCGCCCGGCAAGAAGGTGCTGTTCGGTGTCCTCCTCGGCTCGATGATGCTGCCCCAGATGGTCACGCTGCTGCCGACCTACCTGATCTTCGCCAAGCTCGGCATGGTCGACACGTACTGGCCGTGGGTGCTGTGGGGCCTGTCCGCGGCGCCGTATCTCGTCTTCCTCTTCCGGCAGTTCTTCGCGGGCATGCCGCGTGAGCTGGAGGAGGCGGCGATCGTCGACGGCTGCGGATACACGTCGATCTTCTGGCGGATCTTCCTGCCGCAGTCCTGGCCCGTGCTGTCCGCGAGCTTCATCATCGCCTTCACCTGGACCTGGGGCGACTACATCGCCCCGCAGCTGCTGCTGTCCACCGACCGCACCACGCTCGCCGTCGCCGTGATGACCACCTACGTCAACGAAGGCGGCACGCCCGTCCCCGAGCTTCAGGCCGCCGCCTCCGTGATGTACGTCGTCCCCATCCTGCTGATCTTCCTGATCGCCCAGCGCGGCTTCGTCGCAGGGATGTCGACGTCCGGTCTCAAGTGA
- a CDS encoding ABC transporter substrate-binding protein, whose amino-acid sequence MRPHAGASLSRRRFLSLSAGGAVGGAVALSGCALQVSTGVGGPGETVTVMVNSGDILPEQVQQAKKTLGIKIKLVKYDITKLIAMLTSGNPPDLVRGVGAVDLPFFAARDVAEELDPYFARSSVLRLDDLDPVNDLWRYDGRTQGKGPRYGMAKDFSQDSMFWYNSAAFDKAGVDYPSETEPVAYEEWLDHAKRLVQRKSGQTTVFGGSFNGLTRATLLATMTASAGGSLFNDDFSRVDFTTPEARKALAWYMDYAKTKVGPSLIQPDPNGWDGPTYQAGRMAMSNSGYWMGGMIYPDKKLAEVSRLAPAPMFAGGERISACQGGTGLWMPRGAKNKDAAWRVFEWFFGEEPAKGRASGGWGIPTLKSLRSLMPAQADYQKRVLKVQENELKHFSVVSFTPFSRADAIDALFNQIAPAAMNGQMSVDTLAGRLNSAINEQLKRGKEQVG is encoded by the coding sequence ATGCGCCCACATGCCGGTGCATCACTGAGCCGCCGCCGTTTTCTCAGCCTCTCCGCAGGCGGAGCCGTGGGCGGCGCGGTGGCGCTGAGCGGCTGCGCGCTCCAGGTGTCCACCGGGGTCGGCGGACCGGGTGAGACCGTCACGGTGATGGTCAACTCCGGAGACATCCTCCCGGAGCAGGTCCAGCAGGCGAAGAAAACCCTCGGCATCAAGATCAAATTGGTGAAGTACGACATCACCAAACTGATCGCGATGCTCACCAGCGGCAACCCGCCCGACCTGGTGCGCGGCGTCGGTGCCGTGGACCTGCCGTTCTTCGCGGCGCGGGACGTGGCCGAGGAGCTGGACCCCTACTTCGCGCGGAGCAGTGTCCTCAGGCTCGACGACCTGGATCCCGTCAACGACCTGTGGCGGTACGACGGCAGGACCCAGGGCAAGGGCCCGCGCTACGGCATGGCCAAGGACTTCTCCCAGGACTCCATGTTCTGGTACAACTCCGCGGCCTTCGACAAGGCCGGTGTCGACTATCCGTCGGAGACCGAGCCGGTCGCATACGAGGAGTGGCTCGACCACGCCAAGCGCCTTGTGCAGCGCAAGAGCGGCCAGACCACCGTCTTCGGCGGGAGTTTCAACGGGCTGACCCGGGCCACGCTCCTGGCGACCATGACGGCGTCCGCCGGCGGCAGCCTCTTCAACGACGACTTCTCCCGGGTCGACTTCACCACCCCCGAGGCCCGCAAGGCCCTGGCCTGGTACATGGACTACGCCAAGACCAAGGTCGGGCCGAGCCTCATCCAGCCCGATCCCAACGGCTGGGACGGGCCCACCTACCAGGCCGGGCGGATGGCCATGTCGAACTCCGGTTACTGGATGGGCGGCATGATCTACCCGGACAAGAAGCTGGCGGAGGTGTCCCGGCTGGCGCCCGCCCCGATGTTCGCGGGCGGTGAGCGGATCAGCGCCTGCCAGGGCGGCACCGGCCTGTGGATGCCACGCGGGGCGAAGAACAAGGACGCCGCATGGCGGGTCTTCGAGTGGTTCTTCGGCGAGGAGCCGGCCAAGGGGCGCGCCTCCGGCGGCTGGGGCATCCCCACCCTGAAGTCGCTGCGTTCGCTGATGCCTGCTCAGGCGGACTACCAAAAGCGGGTGCTGAAGGTGCAGGAGAACGAGCTGAAGCATTTCTCGGTGGTCTCCTTCACCCCCTTCAGCCGGGCGGACGCGATCGACGCCCTCTTCAACCAGATCGCCCCCGCCGCGATGAACGGCCAGATGTCCGTCGACACCCTTGCCGGGCGCCTGAACTCGGCCATCAACGAGCAGCTGAAGCGCGGTAAGGAGCAGGTGGGATGA
- a CDS encoding carbohydrate ABC transporter permease, whose translation MTVDQISSVADRHGAAASAGRPPAARGPRISMTARRHRAFYMFTSPWIIGFLLLTIAPMVYALWLSFTTFDGISPNWKYVGLGNYRELLNDPVTWDALGRAGLFAVTSVPLSIVAGLALAVLVNRPIKARGLFRTLLYLPAVVPPVGAGLAFKLLFDQNSGASNGVLTFFGFDAVGWLADPYARYVLLMTVLWAAGNVMIISLAGLQDVPRELHEAARIDGAGAWRTFRSITVPLLSPVLLFQTVTGMIASVQTIMPLLLAPLGDTSGITTVPQSNYLYMMHVFAQYFALGRYGYASALLWVLFVLILVVTGLIFKFTSGAVFYNVDPEAKK comes from the coding sequence ATGACGGTCGACCAGATCTCCTCGGTCGCGGACCGGCACGGCGCCGCCGCGAGCGCCGGACGCCCACCGGCCGCCCGCGGGCCACGGATCTCCATGACGGCGCGCAGGCACCGGGCGTTCTACATGTTCACCTCGCCCTGGATCATCGGGTTCCTGCTGCTGACCATCGCGCCGATGGTTTACGCGCTGTGGCTGAGCTTCACCACGTTCGACGGCATCTCGCCCAACTGGAAGTACGTCGGGCTCGGCAACTACCGCGAGCTGCTGAACGATCCGGTCACCTGGGACGCGCTGGGCCGTGCCGGCCTGTTCGCGGTCACCTCGGTGCCGCTGTCGATCGTCGCGGGTCTCGCCCTCGCCGTCCTGGTCAACCGGCCGATCAAGGCGCGCGGCCTGTTCCGCACCCTGCTGTATCTGCCCGCCGTGGTGCCGCCGGTGGGCGCGGGTCTCGCCTTCAAGCTGCTTTTCGACCAGAACTCCGGTGCTTCCAACGGCGTTCTGACCTTCTTCGGATTCGACGCCGTGGGCTGGCTCGCCGACCCCTACGCCCGCTACGTGCTGCTGATGACGGTGCTCTGGGCCGCCGGAAACGTCATGATCATCTCGCTGGCCGGCCTGCAGGACGTACCCCGGGAACTCCACGAGGCCGCCCGCATCGACGGGGCCGGCGCATGGCGCACCTTCCGCAGCATCACCGTGCCGCTGCTGTCACCCGTCCTGCTCTTCCAGACGGTGACCGGGATGATCGCCTCGGTGCAGACCATCATGCCGCTGCTGCTGGCGCCGCTCGGTGACACGAGCGGCATCACCACGGTCCCGCAGTCCAACTACCTGTACATGATGCACGTGTTCGCGCAGTACTTCGCGCTCGGCCGGTACGGCTACGCCTCCGCGCTGCTGTGGGTGCTCTTCGTCCTGATCCTCGTCGTGACCGGACTCATCTTCAAGTTCACGTCCGGCGCGGTGTTCTACAACGTCGACCCGGAGGCGAAGAAGTGA